A region from the Rhodopseudomonas julia genome encodes:
- a CDS encoding gamma-glutamyltransferase: MGKEQAKGAVACGHPETAAAAVAILCEGGNAVDACIGALLTACVTEPILAAPGGGGFLMAYDGARPHLFDFFCDAPLALPPDGDIEFFEIHADFGETTQSFHIGAGAAATPGFLAGITAASQKLGRLPLSDLVEPALAAARKGVTITPLQARMFEIVEPIITADAQVHRLFAPSGRLLRAGEVFRNEALAEAFQEVGAGRLATLEAAMIEQCTAHGGLLEEADFRRYQVQERNPLALILGDTTLFLNPPPALGGTLSAIALQALVRLKRSDGPARLTALKDMEKARLSGNFDVLLAIRDDDDRPSRVVSRGTTHVSVVDSAGMAAAATVSNGEGNGRMVPGMGFMLNNMLGEEDLNPKGFHACEAGMRLSSMMAPTLALSEDGPITALGTGGSSRIRTAIFNVAANLLLENADADTAVSAPRLHFENGRLDVEAAGERPDLKALRDIEPELKAWRERSLYFGGVHVAESDGKGGFSGAGDPRRGGVFTCA, encoded by the coding sequence ATGGGCAAAGAGCAGGCAAAGGGGGCTGTCGCCTGCGGCCATCCTGAGACGGCGGCCGCTGCGGTCGCTATCCTCTGTGAAGGCGGCAATGCGGTCGATGCCTGCATCGGGGCGCTCCTCACCGCCTGCGTCACCGAACCGATCCTTGCCGCGCCGGGCGGGGGCGGTTTTCTCATGGCCTATGACGGCGCACGGCCGCATCTCTTCGACTTCTTCTGCGATGCGCCGCTCGCCCTGCCGCCTGACGGGGATATCGAGTTCTTCGAGATCCACGCCGATTTCGGCGAGACCACGCAGTCCTTCCATATCGGCGCCGGCGCAGCCGCAACGCCCGGTTTTCTCGCCGGGATCACGGCCGCCTCGCAAAAGCTCGGCCGCCTGCCGCTCAGCGATCTCGTCGAGCCTGCTCTCGCGGCTGCCCGCAAAGGTGTGACGATCACGCCGCTGCAGGCACGCATGTTCGAGATCGTCGAGCCGATCATCACCGCGGATGCGCAGGTGCACCGCCTCTTCGCGCCCTCGGGGCGGCTTCTGAGAGCCGGAGAAGTCTTCCGCAACGAGGCACTTGCAGAGGCCTTCCAGGAAGTGGGTGCTGGACGTCTTGCCACGCTCGAAGCGGCCATGATCGAGCAATGCACCGCCCATGGCGGCCTCCTGGAAGAGGCGGATTTTCGCCGCTATCAGGTGCAGGAGCGCAATCCGCTCGCCCTCATCCTCGGCGACACCACGCTCTTCCTCAATCCGCCTCCAGCCCTCGGAGGCACGCTCTCGGCGATCGCGCTTCAGGCGCTCGTCCGGCTGAAGCGAAGTGACGGACCCGCCAGGCTGACAGCTCTCAAAGACATGGAGAAAGCCCGTCTTTCCGGCAATTTCGACGTGCTCCTTGCGATCCGGGACGACGATGATAGGCCAAGCCGCGTCGTCAGCCGCGGCACCACGCATGTGAGCGTCGTCGACAGTGCCGGTATGGCAGCCGCCGCCACCGTCTCCAATGGCGAGGGCAACGGCCGCATGGTGCCCGGAATGGGCTTCATGCTCAACAACATGCTGGGCGAGGAAGATTTGAACCCGAAGGGCTTCCACGCCTGCGAGGCGGGCATGCGCCTCTCCTCCATGATGGCACCGACGCTGGCGCTCAGCGAGGATGGCCCGATCACGGCGCTCGGTACGGGCGGTTCCTCGCGTATCCGCACAGCGATCTTCAACGTCGCTGCAAACCTGCTTCTTGAGAACGCGGATGCGGACACAGCCGTATCGGCGCCGCGTCTGCATTTCGAGAACGGTCGGCTCGACGTGGAAGCGGCCGGCGAGCGGCCCGACCTCAAGGCTCTGAGAGATATCGAGCCGGAGCTCAAGGCCTGGCGCGAGCGCTCGCTCTATTTCGGCGGCGTGCATGTCGCTGAAAGCGACGGAAAAGGTGGCTTCTCAGGCGCCGGCGATCCGCGTCGCGGCGGCGTCTTCACGTGCGCCTGA
- a CDS encoding HPr family phosphocarrier protein — MTTIALESLPLRRLTICNKRGLHARASAKFVKLASCFDAEVVVIKDGQSVGGTSIMGLMTLAAAPGCFIDIAAVGPDADAALEALAALVEGGFGEDVTREPRE, encoded by the coding sequence ATGACCACGATCGCTCTGGAAAGCCTGCCCTTGCGGCGCCTGACCATTTGCAACAAGCGGGGTCTTCACGCACGCGCTTCGGCTAAGTTCGTGAAGCTCGCAAGCTGTTTCGATGCAGAGGTCGTGGTGATCAAGGACGGGCAAAGCGTTGGCGGCACCTCCATCATGGGTCTGATGACGCTTGCCGCCGCGCCCGGTTGTTTCATCGATATCGCCGCCGTCGGGCCGGATGCGGATGCCGCGCTTGAGGCGCTTGCTGCCCTCGTCGAAGGGGGGTTCGGCGAAGATGTGACCCGCGAGCCGCGCGAGTGA
- a CDS encoding sensor histidine kinase encodes MVAETHPGKTHGREETPRHSEAARRRRWRRLLVLPFARGLSILAQASFSSVSRRIVTLNLAGLIALVLAVLYLNQFRAGLIDARVESLRTQGEIIAAAIAAQATVETDAITIDPDKLLELQAGESVSPFDVGETSADFPINPERVAPLLKRLMTPTRIRGRLYDQEGNLIVDSKGLYTRGQILRFDLPAPEETRSWWDKSWDKFRLWLRRGDLPKYHEVGAGDGRAYPEVVNALSGQAGSVVRVGEDGGLIVSVAVPVQRFRAVLGALLLSTESGDIDAIVHAERMGIFRVFLVAASSTVLLSILLASTIAGPISRLSQAAERVGRGVRSRMQIPDFGERKDEIGHLARSLRDMTNALYSRMDAIERFAADVAHELKNPLTSLRSAVETLPIARSEENRERLLDVIKHDVRRLDRLISDISDASRLDAELAREDTEPVDIARLLEAVVSVAREVRTTDPSQLTLSLKAGKFGKDAFYVLGHDSRLGQVFNNLIDNALSFSPDDGVVRVVAERLPGRIVVVVDDDGRGIPEDNFERIFERFYTDRPEKEAFGNNSGLGLAISRQIVVAHRGTITAENRRNQDGSVAGARFTVVLPAAD; translated from the coding sequence ATGGTGGCTGAGACGCATCCAGGCAAGACGCACGGGCGTGAGGAGACGCCGCGGCACAGTGAAGCGGCCAGGCGCCGACGCTGGCGGCGGCTCCTGGTCCTGCCGTTCGCCCGTGGTCTGTCGATTCTGGCCCAGGCGAGTTTTTCGAGCGTCAGCCGGCGCATCGTCACTCTCAATCTCGCTGGGCTCATCGCGCTCGTCCTTGCCGTCCTTTACCTCAACCAGTTTCGCGCCGGCTTGATCGATGCGCGCGTCGAGAGCCTGAGAACGCAGGGTGAGATCATTGCAGCGGCGATCGCCGCGCAGGCGACCGTCGAAACCGACGCGATCACCATCGACCCTGACAAGCTCCTGGAATTGCAGGCGGGCGAAAGCGTCTCCCCCTTCGATGTCGGCGAGACATCGGCTGATTTTCCGATCAATCCTGAGCGTGTTGCGCCCTTGTTGAAGCGGCTGATGACGCCGACGCGCATTCGCGGCCGCCTTTACGATCAGGAAGGCAATCTGATCGTCGATTCCAAAGGCCTTTATACGCGCGGTCAGATCCTGCGCTTCGATCTGCCCGCGCCGGAAGAGACCCGCTCCTGGTGGGACAAATCCTGGGACAAATTCCGTCTCTGGCTGCGGCGGGGCGATCTGCCGAAATATCACGAGGTCGGTGCCGGCGACGGACGGGCCTATCCCGAAGTGGTCAATGCGCTCTCGGGCCAGGCGGGCTCCGTGGTCCGTGTCGGCGAAGATGGCGGACTGATCGTGTCCGTCGCTGTGCCCGTCCAGCGCTTCCGTGCGGTTCTCGGCGCCCTGCTGTTGTCGACGGAATCGGGCGACATCGACGCGATCGTGCATGCCGAGCGCATGGGCATTTTCCGCGTCTTCCTGGTCGCTGCGAGCTCGACCGTCCTTTTGTCGATCCTGCTGGCCAGCACGATCGCAGGCCCCATCAGCCGCCTGTCTCAGGCCGCGGAAAGGGTCGGTCGCGGTGTGCGTTCGCGCATGCAGATCCCCGATTTCGGCGAGCGCAAGGACGAGATCGGCCATCTGGCGCGTTCGCTGCGTGATATGACCAATGCGCTCTACAGCCGCATGGATGCGATCGAACGCTTCGCCGCCGACGTTGCGCATGAGCTGAAGAACCCGCTGACCTCGCTCAGAAGTGCGGTGGAGACCTTGCCGATCGCCCGCAGCGAGGAGAACCGGGAACGGCTTCTCGATGTCATCAAGCACGACGTTCGCCGTCTCGATCGGCTGATCAGCGACATCTCCGACGCCTCCCGGCTCGACGCCGAATTGGCGCGCGAGGATACGGAGCCGGTGGACATTGCCCGCCTCCTTGAGGCCGTGGTGAGTGTCGCGCGCGAGGTGCGCACGACCGATCCGAGCCAACTCACCTTGAGCCTGAAGGCCGGCAAATTCGGCAAGGACGCCTTCTACGTCCTCGGCCATGACAGCCGCCTCGGCCAGGTGTTCAACAATCTGATCGACAACGCGCTTTCCTTCTCTCCCGATGATGGCGTGGTGCGCGTCGTTGCCGAACGCCTGCCCGGACGTATCGTGGTTGTGGTCGATGATGACGGCCGCGGCATCCCGGAAGACAATTTCGAGCGCATTTTCGAGCGTTTTTATACCGACCGTCCCGAGAAGGAGGCTTTCGGCAACAATTCCGGTCTCGGCCTTGCGATTTCGCGGCAGATCGTGGTGGCGCACCGCGGCACCATCACTGCGGAAAACAGGCGCAACCAGGACGGGTCTGTGGCCGGAGCGCGCTTTACGGTCGTCCTGCCCGCCGCCGATTGA
- a CDS encoding NAD(P)-binding domain-containing protein, with translation MVYGIIGVGAIAEAIVEGLCSVDVGAPAIVLSPRNAEIAADLEQRYASVTVAEDNQAVIDRCSVVILAVRPQDAAAALKDLVFPKERPVISLLARTPLAQLSSLVAPATKIARAIPLPPVRTRSGITPVFPAGGEAKALFETLGSAVELPSEESFEAFATASATVAAHFAYLNTIAGWLAAQNVPQDAASRYMAAVFAGVAGSLQDEKPDFERLAKDHATPGGINEAFLAALTKAGVFDKVKDGLDELAAKTSLS, from the coding sequence ATGGTCTATGGCATCATCGGCGTCGGAGCGATCGCTGAGGCGATCGTGGAAGGCTTGTGCAGCGTCGACGTGGGCGCGCCCGCAATCGTGCTGTCGCCGCGCAATGCCGAGATTGCCGCCGATCTCGAGCAGAGATACGCAAGCGTCACCGTCGCGGAGGACAATCAGGCCGTCATCGATCGCTGCTCGGTCGTGATCCTTGCCGTCAGGCCGCAGGATGCGGCGGCGGCGCTCAAGGATCTCGTCTTTCCCAAAGAGCGCCCGGTCATCAGCCTGTTGGCCCGCACACCGCTTGCGCAGCTTTCTTCGCTCGTCGCGCCGGCCACAAAGATCGCGAGAGCCATCCCGCTGCCGCCCGTGCGCACCCGCTCAGGCATCACGCCCGTCTTCCCGGCCGGCGGGGAAGCCAAAGCCCTGTTCGAGACGCTGGGCAGCGCCGTCGAGCTGCCGAGCGAAGAGAGCTTTGAGGCTTTTGCTACGGCTTCGGCGACGGTCGCAGCACATTTCGCCTATCTCAACACCATCGCCGGATGGCTTGCCGCACAGAACGTGCCCCAGGACGCCGCGTCACGCTATATGGCTGCGGTCTTCGCTGGAGTGGCCGGCTCGCTCCAAGACGAAAAGCCGGACTTTGAGCGGCTCGCCAAAGATCACGCCACGCCTGGGGGGATCAACGAGGCGTTTCTTGCCGCCCTCACAAAGGCCGGGGTCTTCGACAAGGTGAAAGACGGTCTCGACGAGCTCGCCGCGAAAACTTCGCTTTCCTAG
- a CDS encoding ABC transporter ATP-binding protein, whose product MQQLGVSPIAVTRLAKRYGSVSAVDGISFSVPAASVTGLLGGNGAGKTTTIAMLMGLITPSSGEARILGADMAHQRYQVLHRINFESPYVEMPMRLTVRQNLKVFGRLYGVADLKERIDELAGELALRDFLDRPSGKLSAGQKTRVALAKSLINRPEVLLLDEPTASLDPDTADWVRTHLERYRRERGATILLASHNMPEVERLCDDVVMMKGGIIVDQGAPSELISRYGRETMEDVFLDVARGRRQGEAA is encoded by the coding sequence ATGCAACAGCTGGGCGTCAGTCCGATTGCGGTGACCCGCCTCGCCAAGCGCTACGGCTCGGTCAGCGCCGTCGACGGTATCAGCTTTTCGGTCCCTGCAGCCTCCGTCACCGGCCTCCTCGGCGGCAATGGCGCCGGCAAGACGACGACGATCGCCATGCTGATGGGATTGATCACGCCGAGTTCCGGGGAAGCCCGCATCCTCGGCGCCGATATGGCGCATCAGCGCTACCAGGTGCTCCACCGCATCAATTTCGAAAGTCCCTACGTGGAAATGCCGATGCGGCTCACCGTACGGCAGAACCTCAAAGTCTTCGGGCGGCTCTACGGTGTCGCCGACCTCAAGGAGCGCATCGACGAGCTCGCCGGCGAGCTGGCGCTTCGGGATTTTCTCGACCGCCCGTCGGGTAAGCTCTCCGCCGGACAGAAAACCCGCGTCGCCCTGGCAAAATCCCTGATCAATCGCCCTGAGGTCCTCCTCCTAGACGAGCCGACCGCTTCGCTCGATCCCGATACTGCGGACTGGGTGCGCACCCATCTGGAGCGCTATCGCCGCGAACGGGGCGCCACCATTCTCCTCGCCTCGCACAACATGCCCGAGGTTGAGCGTCTCTGCGACGACGTCGTCATGATGAAGGGCGGCATCATCGTCGATCAGGGCGCCCCCTCCGAGCTTATCTCGCGCTACGGCCGCGAGACGATGGAAGACGTCTTCCTCGATGTCGCCCGCGGTCGCAGGCAGGGTGAGGCGGCCTGA
- a CDS encoding ABC transporter permease — protein MLSASLNRIFALVLRYWYLLRGSWPRFVDLVYWPTVQMLMWGFLQTYLAEKTSVAALAGGAFIGSVLLWDILFRGQIGFSVSFLEEMWSRNLGNLMMTPLRMYELLAALGVMSIIRLLIGLMPVTVMAIVFFGFNLWGLGLALAAFFANLIMTSWTIGLLACGIVLRNGLGAESFAWSVSFLLLPLACVYYPVTVLPAWLQPISLALPPTHVFEGMRALILENRFDVGEMLWAGGLNLVYLSAASIAFAAFLRSARRSGALLQLGE, from the coding sequence ATGCTCTCTGCCTCCCTCAACCGCATCTTCGCGCTCGTTCTGCGCTATTGGTATCTTCTCAGAGGCTCCTGGCCCCGCTTCGTCGACCTCGTCTACTGGCCGACCGTACAGATGCTGATGTGGGGCTTCTTGCAGACTTATCTGGCCGAGAAGACCTCTGTTGCCGCGCTCGCTGGCGGGGCCTTCATTGGCTCCGTCCTTTTGTGGGACATCCTGTTTCGCGGCCAGATCGGCTTTTCGGTCTCCTTCCTGGAGGAGATGTGGTCGCGCAACCTCGGCAATCTGATGATGACGCCGCTCAGGATGTACGAGCTTCTGGCCGCCCTCGGCGTGATGAGCATCATCAGGCTCCTGATCGGGCTGATGCCGGTCACGGTGATGGCGATCGTCTTCTTCGGCTTCAATCTGTGGGGGCTGGGTCTGGCGCTCGCCGCCTTCTTCGCCAATCTCATCATGACAAGTTGGACGATCGGGCTTCTCGCCTGCGGCATCGTTCTGCGCAACGGGCTCGGTGCGGAGAGTTTCGCTTGGAGCGTCTCGTTCCTCCTGCTTCCGCTCGCCTGTGTGTACTACCCCGTGACGGTTCTGCCCGCCTGGCTGCAGCCCATATCGCTGGCGCTGCCGCCCACGCATGTCTTCGAAGGGATGCGCGCCCTCATTTTGGAGAATCGTTTCGACGTCGGCGAGATGTTGTGGGCCGGCGGCCTCAATCTTGTTTATTTGTCCGCCGCATCCATTGCTTTTGCAGCCTTTTTGCGCTCTGCCCGTCGCTCGGGCGCGCTGCTTCAGCTTGGCGAATAA
- the phaZ gene encoding polyhydroxyalkanoate depolymerase — translation MGIYQFYELNHAVLAPWRAMADVTRLAFQNPFNPFAETPFGRSVAAAAELFERTTRRYGKPEFGLKDVEVDGKTVAIEERVVWSKPFCDLLHFKRNLPSDRPRDPKLLIVAPMSGHYATLLRGTVEAMLPFHEVFITDWTDARMVPLSKGHFDLDDFVDYIVEMLHHLGSGTHVMAVCQPSVPVLAAAAVMAEDDDPCQAASMTLMGGPIDTRRNPTAVNMFADGKSVDWFRRHVIMNVPFPHPGFMRAVYPGFLQLSGFMSMNLDRHVSAHHEFFQHLVDGDGDSAEKHRDFYDEYLAVMDLTAEFYLQTVETVFIRHDLPRGEMRHRGRLVRPDLIKKTALLTVEGERDDISGVGQTEAAQSLCSSLPEEMKKHHLQPKVGHYGVFNGSRFRKEIVPVIADFIRRFAREDAKPLNGAAEAVRSNPREDYHARFADAMGFSALAVDNLPAVATDLTEIVGLGPAAADSLNEFGIFQVSQLAEMTSEAMEALQGEMSPHAGEALESWVAQARRMMGMATEIRH, via the coding sequence GTGGGCATCTATCAGTTCTACGAGCTAAATCACGCCGTGCTTGCGCCGTGGCGCGCGATGGCAGATGTGACCCGGCTCGCCTTCCAGAACCCTTTCAACCCCTTCGCAGAGACGCCGTTTGGCCGTTCGGTCGCCGCAGCGGCGGAGTTGTTTGAACGGACGACGCGCCGCTACGGCAAGCCCGAGTTCGGGCTGAAGGACGTCGAGGTCGACGGCAAGACCGTTGCCATCGAAGAACGCGTGGTGTGGTCGAAACCCTTCTGCGATCTTCTTCACTTCAAGCGCAATCTGCCATCTGACCGGCCGCGCGATCCGAAGCTTCTGATCGTTGCGCCGATGTCTGGCCATTACGCCACTTTGCTGCGCGGCACTGTGGAAGCGATGCTGCCCTTCCACGAGGTCTTCATCACCGACTGGACCGATGCGCGCATGGTGCCTCTGTCCAAGGGGCATTTCGATCTCGATGATTTCGTCGATTACATCGTCGAGATGCTGCACCATCTGGGCTCCGGGACGCATGTCATGGCGGTTTGCCAGCCGTCCGTCCCGGTCCTCGCCGCGGCCGCCGTGATGGCGGAAGACGATGATCCCTGCCAGGCTGCCTCCATGACGCTGATGGGCGGGCCGATCGACACGCGACGCAACCCGACTGCCGTCAACATGTTCGCCGACGGCAAGAGCGTGGACTGGTTCCGCCGCCACGTCATCATGAACGTGCCGTTTCCGCATCCGGGCTTCATGCGGGCCGTTTATCCGGGCTTCCTGCAACTCTCGGGCTTCATGAGCATGAACCTCGACCGGCATGTGAGTGCCCACCACGAGTTCTTCCAGCACCTCGTTGACGGTGACGGCGACAGTGCCGAAAAGCACCGTGATTTCTATGACGAGTATCTCGCCGTCATGGATCTGACAGCGGAGTTTTATCTGCAGACGGTCGAGACCGTGTTCATCCGTCACGATCTGCCGCGCGGAGAGATGCGCCATCGTGGGAGGTTGGTTCGCCCGGACCTCATCAAAAAGACGGCACTCTTGACGGTGGAAGGCGAGCGCGACGACATTTCGGGTGTCGGCCAGACGGAAGCGGCGCAGTCCTTGTGCTCCAGCCTGCCCGAAGAGATGAAAAAGCATCACCTGCAGCCGAAGGTCGGCCATTATGGTGTTTTCAACGGCAGCCGTTTCCGCAAGGAAATCGTGCCCGTCATCGCAGATTTCATCCGCCGTTTCGCGCGTGAGGATGCCAAGCCCCTGAACGGGGCGGCGGAGGCCGTGCGCAGCAATCCGCGCGAGGATTATCATGCGCGTTTTGCCGACGCGATGGGCTTCTCGGCGCTTGCCGTAGACAATCTGCCCGCGGTGGCGACAGACCTGACCGAAATCGTTGGACTCGGCCCGGCGGCGGCCGACAGCCTCAACGAGTTCGGCATCTTCCAGGTGAGCCAGCTTGCCGAGATGACGAGCGAGGCGATGGAAGCCTTGCAAGGGGAGATGTCGCCACACGCCGGCGAGGCGCTCGAGAGTTGGGTGGCGCAGGCGCGACGTATGATGGGCATGGCCACTGAAATACGGCACTGA
- a CDS encoding HPr kinase/phosphorylase, with the protein MSLRLHASCVLWQGAGILIRGASGSGKSMLAWSILAEGGRLVADDYCDLTACHGRLVVTPPAVTEGLMELRGRGLVRLPHEQAAVIRLVIDLLPEAALERLPDAGDLVTEIAGIRVPRQPAPARSPATLLLVRTALAAALQSREGLAR; encoded by the coding sequence ATGTCGCTGCGGCTGCACGCAAGCTGTGTTCTCTGGCAAGGCGCCGGCATTCTCATCAGAGGCGCGTCGGGCAGCGGCAAATCCATGCTCGCCTGGTCGATCCTTGCGGAGGGAGGGCGCCTCGTTGCCGATGATTATTGCGATCTGACCGCCTGCCATGGCCGTCTCGTCGTCACGCCGCCTGCCGTGACAGAGGGGCTGATGGAGCTGCGCGGCCGTGGGCTCGTGCGGCTGCCTCATGAACAGGCAGCGGTGATTCGCCTCGTTATCGACCTTCTCCCCGAAGCGGCTCTCGAACGTCTGCCGGATGCCGGCGATCTCGTGACGGAGATCGCCGGGATACGCGTGCCGCGCCAGCCGGCTCCAGCGCGCAGCCCTGCGACGCTGCTGCTCGTGCGAACGGCGCTCGCTGCAGCCCTTCAGTCGCGCGAGGGACTTGCAAGGTGA
- a CDS encoding PTS sugar transporter subunit IIA, with product MIGLVLVTHGQLASEFRAALEHVVGPQQGCATISIGPDDDMEDRRQDIVQAVQEVDAGDGVILLTDMFGGTPSNLAISVMEPGRIEVVAGVNLPMLIKLASIRGDAELDEATVAAQDAGRKYINVASRILSAK from the coding sequence ATGATCGGATTAGTCCTTGTCACCCACGGTCAGCTCGCTTCTGAATTTCGTGCTGCTTTGGAACATGTGGTGGGACCTCAGCAGGGCTGCGCGACGATCTCCATCGGCCCCGATGACGATATGGAGGATCGACGCCAGGACATCGTTCAGGCGGTCCAGGAGGTCGACGCCGGCGATGGCGTGATCCTGTTGACCGACATGTTCGGTGGCACTCCTTCGAATCTTGCGATTTCGGTGATGGAGCCCGGCCGCATCGAGGTCGTGGCCGGCGTCAATCTGCCGATGCTGATCAAGCTCGCAAGCATCCGCGGCGATGCGGAACTCGACGAGGCGACGGTTGCGGCGCAGGATGCCGGGCGGAAATACATCAACGTTGCCAGTCGGATCTTATCCGCCAAATGA
- a CDS encoding phosphoenolpyruvate carboxykinase, whose translation MEESGKRNPACGVEAVGLDRVKRVFWNLPQAELAEHAIRRGEARFSSDGAVVATTGKHTGRSPKDKFIVRDEKTENTIWWGGNGAMEPDAFERLREDFLAHADGMTLYAQDMCGGADPVHRLNVRVYTELAWHSLFIHNLLRVPDAEARASFLPEFTVIDLPSFKADPERHGCRTETVIAVNFSKKLILIGGSAYAGEIKKSVFTLLNYLLPEKGVMPMHCSANEADNGDVAIFFGLSGTGKTTLSADPERTLIGDDEHGWSENGVFNFEGGCYAKTIRLSAEQEPEIYAASTRFGTVLENVVLDEDTRKPDFDDGSLTENTRSAYPLDYIANASETGMGGQPNHIVMLTCDAFGVLPPISKLTAEQAMVHFLSGYTAKVAGTERGVTEPEATFSTCFGAPFMPRLPAVYGDLLREHINKHAVTCWLVNTGWSGGPYGVGKRMPLKLTRRLLEAALEGTLEKAPMEREPVFGLEIPTELEGVDGKVLHPRETWSDKAAYDRQAEKLLEMFSENFKQFADDVDAEVLAAAPRLKDAAE comes from the coding sequence GTGGAGGAGAGTGGCAAGCGCAACCCCGCATGCGGGGTCGAAGCTGTTGGGCTTGATAGGGTCAAAAGGGTTTTCTGGAATCTTCCGCAGGCGGAGCTTGCCGAGCACGCCATCCGGCGAGGCGAGGCCCGCTTTTCTTCAGACGGTGCCGTTGTCGCCACGACGGGCAAGCACACCGGTCGGTCGCCGAAGGACAAGTTCATCGTCCGCGACGAGAAGACGGAAAACACCATCTGGTGGGGTGGCAACGGCGCCATGGAGCCGGACGCCTTCGAGCGTCTGCGCGAGGATTTTCTCGCCCATGCCGACGGCATGACGCTTTATGCACAGGACATGTGCGGCGGCGCCGATCCGGTTCATCGCCTCAATGTGCGTGTCTATACCGAGCTCGCCTGGCATTCGCTGTTCATTCATAACCTCCTGCGCGTACCCGACGCAGAGGCCCGCGCCTCCTTCCTGCCGGAGTTTACGGTCATCGATCTGCCGAGCTTCAAGGCGGATCCCGAGCGGCATGGCTGCCGCACCGAAACCGTGATCGCCGTCAACTTCTCGAAGAAGCTCATCCTCATCGGCGGGTCCGCCTATGCCGGCGAGATCAAGAAGTCGGTCTTCACGCTTCTCAACTATCTCCTGCCGGAGAAGGGCGTGATGCCGATGCATTGCTCGGCCAACGAAGCCGACAATGGCGACGTCGCCATCTTCTTCGGCCTGTCGGGCACCGGCAAGACGACGTTGTCGGCCGATCCTGAGCGCACGCTCATCGGCGACGACGAGCATGGCTGGAGCGAAAACGGCGTCTTCAATTTCGAAGGCGGCTGCTATGCGAAGACGATCCGGCTTTCCGCTGAGCAGGAGCCGGAAATCTACGCGGCCTCGACGCGCTTCGGCACAGTTCTGGAAAACGTCGTCCTCGACGAAGATACGCGCAAGCCGGACTTCGACGACGGATCGCTGACGGAAAACACGCGCTCCGCCTATCCGCTCGACTATATCGCCAATGCGAGCGAGACGGGCATGGGTGGTCAGCCCAACCATATCGTCATGCTGACCTGCGACGCGTTCGGCGTTCTGCCGCCGATCTCCAAGCTCACGGCCGAGCAGGCGATGGTACATTTCCTGTCCGGCTATACCGCCAAGGTGGCAGGCACCGAACGCGGTGTGACCGAACCGGAAGCGACCTTCTCGACCTGCTTCGGCGCACCGTTCATGCCGCGCCTTCCCGCCGTCTATGGCGATCTGCTGCGCGAGCACATCAACAAGCACGCCGTCACCTGCTGGCTGGTCAACACCGGCTGGAGTGGCGGCCCCTACGGCGTCGGCAAGCGCATGCCGCTGAAGCTGACGCGGCGGCTGCTGGAAGCCGCGCTTGAAGGCACGCTCGAGAAAGCGCCGATGGAAAGGGAGCCGGTCTTCGGCCTTGAGATCCCGACCGAGCTCGAGGGCGTCGATGGCAAGGTTCTGCATCCACGCGAAACCTGGAGCGACAAGGCGGCCTACGACCGTCAGGCCGAGAAGCTCCTGGAAATGTTCTCTGAGAACTTCAAGCAATTCGCCGACGACGTCGATGCAGAGGTTCTGGCCGCCGCGCCGCGTCTGAAGGATGCCGCCGAATAG
- a CDS encoding response regulator transcription factor, whose translation MATIALVDDDRNILTSVAMTLESEGYRVTTFNDGASALDGLTQAPPDLAILDIKMPRMDGMELLRKLRQKTDLPVIFLTSKDEEIDELFGLKMGADDFIKKPFSQRLLVERVRAVLRRAQPKEMGPARTGDSSKTLERGALVMDQERHTCTWNNENVTLTVTEFLILFALAQRPGVVKSRNALMDAAYDDQVYVDDRTIDSHIKRLRKKFKAVDDEFNMIETLYGVGYRFRET comes from the coding sequence ATGGCGACCATCGCACTCGTGGATGACGATCGCAACATCCTGACTTCCGTGGCGATGACGCTGGAATCGGAAGGCTATCGCGTCACCACCTTCAACGACGGCGCCTCCGCGCTGGACGGGCTGACGCAGGCCCCACCAGACCTCGCCATCCTCGATATCAAGATGCCGCGCATGGACGGCATGGAGCTCCTGCGCAAGCTGCGGCAGAAGACCGACCTTCCCGTGATCTTCTTGACCTCGAAGGACGAAGAGATCGACGAGCTTTTCGGCCTCAAAATGGGGGCTGACGATTTCATCAAGAAGCCGTTCTCACAGCGCCTTCTGGTCGAACGAGTACGCGCCGTCCTGCGCCGCGCTCAGCCTAAGGAAATGGGCCCCGCGCGCACCGGCGACAGTTCGAAGACATTGGAGCGCGGCGCCCTTGTCATGGATCAGGAGCGCCACACCTGCACCTGGAATAACGAGAATGTGACCCTGACCGTCACGGAGTTTCTGATTCTCTTTGCGCTGGCTCAGCGCCCGGGCGTGGTCAAAAGCCGCAACGCGCTGATGGATGCGGCCTATGACGATCAGGTCTATGTGGATGACCGCACCATCGACAGCCACATCAAGCGGCTTCGCAAGAAGTTCAAGGCCGTCGATGACGAGTTCAATATGATCGAGACCCTCTACGGTGTCGGATATCGCTTCCGCGAGACATGA